A genomic stretch from Chitinophaga agri includes:
- a CDS encoding (-)-gamma-cadinene synthase, with product MPTITLPRIIYPFPSLINQYVTAAHEQNRQWVADFGFITTPEAMARFDKSRFAWLAARAFPQADYNELCIIANFNTWLFMLDDQCDEAQLGKKAIYLEHVTDGFMNILRQNIPVDTVLGRSFMHIWERMQAIGNPAWQARFIRSMEEYFTSCHWEAGNRAAGITPTVAEYVTMRPYTGALFADVEAIEIIEKVYLPAHILQHFIVQRLVLACNNIVCWANDIFSCAKEARQGDVHNLVLVLQHERNISMQDAVNETARMHDEEVKLFTALEKLLPSFGAELDVELERFLSVLRSWITANYDWSFHDTGRYQVRELEVVTN from the coding sequence ATGCCAACGATCACTTTGCCTCGGATAATTTATCCGTTCCCCTCTCTTATTAACCAATATGTAACAGCTGCGCATGAGCAAAACCGCCAATGGGTGGCCGATTTCGGATTCATTACCACGCCGGAAGCAATGGCGCGTTTTGACAAATCACGCTTCGCCTGGCTTGCTGCCAGGGCATTTCCGCAGGCCGATTACAACGAGCTGTGTATTATTGCCAACTTCAATACCTGGCTCTTTATGCTCGACGACCAATGCGATGAAGCACAACTGGGCAAGAAAGCCATCTACCTGGAACATGTCACCGACGGATTTATGAACATCCTGCGACAGAACATACCTGTGGACACGGTGCTCGGCAGGAGTTTCATGCACATCTGGGAACGTATGCAGGCTATCGGCAATCCTGCCTGGCAGGCGCGTTTCATCAGAAGTATGGAAGAATACTTCACCTCCTGCCACTGGGAAGCCGGCAACAGAGCCGCCGGTATCACACCCACCGTCGCTGAATATGTCACCATGCGTCCTTACACTGGCGCCCTGTTTGCCGATGTAGAGGCAATTGAGATCATAGAAAAAGTGTACCTACCTGCTCATATCCTCCAGCACTTCATCGTACAACGTCTTGTACTGGCCTGCAATAATATTGTATGCTGGGCTAATGATATCTTCTCCTGTGCCAAGGAAGCCAGACAGGGCGACGTGCATAACCTCGTACTGGTACTGCAACACGAACGTAACATCTCTATGCAGGATGCCGTCAATGAGACCGCCCGTATGCACGATGAAGAAGTTAAACTCTTCACCGCCCTCGAAAAACTGCTGCCTTCCTTTGGTGCAGAACTGGACGTAGAACTGGAAAGATTCCTGTCCGTATTACGCTCGTGGATCACGGCCAATTATGACTGGAGCTTCCACGATACCGGACGTTACCAGGTGAGAGAACTGGAAGTGGTGACGAATTGA
- a CDS encoding sodium/sugar symporter, which translates to MNQIADAHHLRNLDYLVFFIYFIIVAGFGYYVFQRKKAKTASTKDFFLAEGSLTWWAIGASLIASNISAEHFIGQSGSGFALGLAISSYEWIAAATLIIVAIFFIPIYLKNKIYTMPQFLAERYNGTVSTIMAIFWLVVYVLVNLTSIVYLGALAITAISGIPFFWCIIGLAIFALLVTLGGMKVIGYTDVIQVFVLIVGGLATAYLALQMVSSHFGYGNNILKGLAIVHEKADTHFHMIFSSDHPYYKDLPGLSVVIGGMWINNLNYWGCNQYIIQRALGADLKTARSGILFAAFLKLLIPLISVIPGITAYVLFKEGVFNDELRNAAGEVKPDLAYPTLMNLLPVGLKGLAFAALTAAIVASLAGKLNSISTIFSLDIYHKYFKKDASEKHLVNVGRVAVIISMVVACIVAPALTTLDQAYQFIQDCVGYISPGILAIFLLGFFWKRTTSLAALLAAILTIPLSALLTFLPVWTDGSFPEYPFLDRMSIVFGFLVALMIIVTLLDKRSKDQKRVIEIDPALFRTTPVFMVGSVVITALLIVLYAVFW; encoded by the coding sequence ATGAACCAAATAGCTGATGCACATCACTTACGTAACTTGGATTACCTGGTGTTTTTTATCTATTTTATCATAGTAGCCGGCTTCGGTTACTATGTTTTTCAACGCAAGAAAGCGAAGACTGCCAGTACAAAAGATTTCTTCCTGGCTGAAGGCTCTCTGACCTGGTGGGCCATCGGCGCCTCCCTGATAGCGTCCAATATTTCCGCTGAACACTTTATCGGACAGTCCGGTTCCGGTTTTGCATTGGGACTGGCCATCTCTTCCTATGAGTGGATCGCAGCCGCCACCCTGATCATCGTAGCTATTTTCTTCATTCCTATCTATCTGAAGAATAAGATCTACACGATGCCACAGTTCCTGGCGGAACGTTACAATGGGACGGTGAGCACCATCATGGCTATTTTCTGGCTGGTGGTATATGTGCTGGTGAACCTGACATCGATCGTCTACCTGGGTGCACTGGCTATCACGGCCATTTCCGGCATACCGTTCTTCTGGTGTATTATCGGACTGGCCATTTTTGCGCTCCTGGTGACGCTGGGGGGGATGAAAGTGATCGGTTATACCGACGTGATACAGGTGTTCGTGCTGATCGTCGGCGGTCTCGCGACGGCCTACCTGGCCTTGCAGATGGTCTCTTCCCACTTCGGATATGGCAACAACATCCTGAAAGGATTGGCGATTGTCCATGAAAAGGCGGATACGCATTTCCATATGATCTTCTCTTCCGATCATCCTTACTACAAGGACCTGCCAGGCCTGTCGGTCGTGATCGGTGGTATGTGGATCAACAACCTTAATTACTGGGGCTGTAATCAGTATATTATCCAGCGTGCCCTGGGTGCTGATCTGAAGACTGCCCGCAGTGGTATCCTGTTTGCCGCTTTTCTGAAACTGCTGATACCGTTGATCTCGGTAATTCCGGGTATCACGGCCTATGTGCTGTTCAAGGAAGGGGTGTTCAATGACGAACTGAGAAACGCAGCAGGCGAGGTAAAGCCCGACCTGGCCTATCCAACGCTGATGAACCTGTTGCCAGTCGGGCTGAAAGGCCTGGCCTTCGCCGCCCTGACTGCGGCTATCGTGGCGTCGCTGGCAGGTAAACTGAACAGCATCTCTACCATCTTCTCCCTGGACATCTACCATAAATATTTTAAAAAGGACGCCAGTGAGAAGCACCTGGTTAATGTAGGACGCGTAGCTGTGATCATCTCAATGGTCGTGGCCTGTATTGTAGCGCCGGCCCTGACCACGCTCGACCAGGCTTACCAGTTCATCCAGGACTGTGTGGGGTACATCTCACCGGGCATACTGGCCATCTTCCTGCTGGGATTCTTCTGGAAACGTACCACGTCTCTGGCGGCCTTACTGGCAGCTATCCTGACCATTCCGTTGTCCGCGTTGCTGACTTTCCTGCCCGTATGGACCGACGGATCGTTCCCGGAATATCCTTTCCTGGACCGTATGAGTATTGTGTTTGGCTTCCTGGTGGCGCTAATGATCATTGTGACATTATTGGATAAGCGTAGTAAAGACCAGAAACGTGTCATCGAGATCGATCCGGCCTTATTCCGCACCACCCCGGTGTTCATGGTGGGTAGCGTGGTCATTACAGCACTCCTCATAGTGCTGTATGCCGTATTCTGGTAA
- a CDS encoding GAF domain-containing protein, with product MAEDLSIVKGDKTAEYQSIIPQINALVTGERDLIANLANTVAALKEQFNWFWVGFYLVKGDELVLGPFQGPVACTRIKKGRGVCGASWAEAKTLIVPDVEAFPGHIACSSLSKSEIVVPVIRNGVVIGVLDVDSELLNQFDETDQKYLEEIVASLDFEA from the coding sequence ATGGCAGAAGATCTAAGCATAGTTAAAGGAGACAAGACAGCAGAATATCAATCCATTATTCCGCAAATCAATGCACTGGTGACGGGTGAACGGGACCTGATAGCCAATCTGGCTAACACCGTGGCTGCACTCAAAGAGCAGTTCAACTGGTTCTGGGTGGGATTTTATCTTGTAAAAGGTGATGAACTGGTGTTAGGCCCCTTCCAGGGTCCGGTAGCCTGTACCCGTATCAAAAAAGGAAGAGGCGTGTGCGGCGCCAGCTGGGCTGAGGCAAAAACACTGATCGTGCCTGACGTCGAGGCTTTTCCCGGCCATATTGCCTGCAGCAGTCTGTCAAAATCGGAAATAGTAGTCCCTGTAATCCGCAATGGCGTGGTTATTGGTGTATTGGACGTGGATAGTGAACTACTGAATCAATTCGATGAAACTGATCAGAAGTACCTCGAAGAGATAGTAGCTTCACTCGATTTCGAAGCGTAA
- a CDS encoding inositol oxygenase family protein, translated as MSSNTFSNEELNPLQSIEQWEDDVLLRYPEQAAGEPAKAKDEYRNYDNPGRDTVREFYRLNHQYQTYEFVQQKKKEFLAFNRKETPVWGAMEFLNTLVDDSDPDIELDQLQHLLQTAEAIRADGHPDWFVLTGFIHDMGKVLCLFGEPQWAVVGDTFPVGCQFSDKIVYPEFFANNPDAQDERYNTKYGIYSPNCGLNQVDLSWGHDEYLYQMMKDYLPEPALYMIRYHSFYAQHREEAYDHLMNDHDREMFEWVRKFNPYDLYSKSPKPPVISELKPYYEGLIKKYLPDTINL; from the coding sequence ATGAGCTCGAACACCTTTTCCAACGAAGAATTGAACCCTTTGCAGAGCATAGAGCAATGGGAGGACGACGTACTACTGCGCTATCCGGAACAGGCGGCCGGAGAGCCGGCAAAAGCCAAAGACGAGTACCGGAACTATGATAATCCCGGCCGTGACACGGTCAGGGAATTCTATAGGCTGAACCATCAGTATCAGACGTATGAGTTCGTACAACAGAAGAAAAAGGAGTTTCTGGCCTTTAACCGTAAGGAGACACCGGTATGGGGCGCCATGGAGTTTCTGAATACCCTCGTAGATGATTCAGATCCGGATATTGAGCTGGACCAGCTGCAACACCTGTTACAGACGGCGGAAGCCATCCGTGCGGACGGTCACCCGGACTGGTTCGTACTGACGGGGTTCATTCATGATATGGGAAAAGTACTCTGTCTGTTCGGAGAGCCACAATGGGCTGTAGTAGGAGATACCTTCCCGGTAGGCTGCCAGTTCTCCGACAAGATCGTTTACCCGGAGTTCTTTGCTAACAACCCGGATGCACAGGATGAAAGATACAATACCAAATACGGCATTTATAGTCCGAACTGCGGACTGAATCAGGTAGATCTCTCCTGGGGACATGATGAATACCTTTATCAGATGATGAAGGACTATCTGCCCGAACCAGCGCTGTATATGATCCGGTACCACTCTTTCTATGCACAGCACCGGGAGGAAGCATATGATCATTTGATGAATGATCATGATAGAGAGATGTTTGAGTGGGTAAGGAAATTCAATCCGTATGATCTTTATTCAAAGAGCCCGAAACCTCCGGTTATCAGTGAGCTGAAGCCGTATTATGAAGGACTTATAAAGAAGTATCTGCCAGATACCATCAATTTATAA
- the idi gene encoding isopentenyl-diphosphate Delta-isomerase encodes MKAQVILVNERDEETGLMEKMEAHEKGLLHRAFSVFIMNDNGEMLIHQRALDKYHSGGLWTNACCSHPMPGESVEAAAHRRLTEEMGFDCPLRELFQFTYRTEFDNGLIEHEYDHVWVGTYNGVINPDPGEVHAFRFLSVDELTRQLLATPGQFTSWFRLAFPKVIEHLRE; translated from the coding sequence ATGAAAGCACAGGTAATATTGGTGAATGAGCGGGATGAGGAAACCGGATTGATGGAAAAAATGGAAGCTCACGAAAAGGGGTTACTACACAGGGCCTTTTCAGTGTTTATTATGAATGATAACGGCGAAATGCTGATCCACCAGCGGGCGCTTGATAAGTATCATTCCGGCGGCTTATGGACAAACGCCTGCTGTAGCCATCCGATGCCGGGTGAATCAGTAGAAGCCGCGGCACACCGCCGTCTCACAGAAGAAATGGGATTCGATTGTCCGCTACGCGAACTATTCCAGTTTACTTACCGCACAGAATTTGACAATGGTCTTATAGAGCATGAATACGACCACGTATGGGTAGGTACTTACAACGGTGTTATCAACCCTGACCCGGGAGAAGTGCATGCGTTTCGTTTTTTATCTGTAGATGAATTAACCCGGCAATTACTGGCAACCCCCGGGCAGTTCACCAGCTGGTTCAGGCTGGCCTTTCCTAAAGTAATTGAGCATTTAAGGGAATGA